A stretch of Arctopsyche grandis isolate Sample6627 chromosome 9, ASM5162203v2, whole genome shotgun sequence DNA encodes these proteins:
- the LOC143917313 gene encoding uncharacterized protein LOC143917313, whose amino-acid sequence MAIDDDDDASNRGDISPSRWLAVESRGRRNIYGSLTPDTKLHNCQTVAKLTVASHGESWSILEQLPVRIWRRGTARSKPASRAKFEIRHTTSVLNIFSNPKRRILNFNDIV is encoded by the exons ATGGCtatagatgatgatgacgatgctTCAAATAgaggtgacata AGCCCCAGTCGGTGGTTGGCCGTAGAGTCGCGCGGACGTAGGAACATCTACGGTTCTCTTACACCGGACACGAAACTTCACAACTGTCAAACTGTAGCCAAACTTACTGTAGCCAGCCATGGAGAGAGTTGGTCCATTCTCGAGCAACTTCCGGTGCGAATCTGGCGGCGGGGAACTGCACGCTCTAAACCAGCATCTCGcgcgaaattcgaaattcgcCATACCACCTCTGTGttgaacattttttcaaatccaaaaagacgaatattgaattttaatgatATCGTTTGA